A region from the Vibrio fortis genome encodes:
- a CDS encoding DMT family transporter: protein MIFVLIGILNGFCITLSRVFNGQLSTRYGAFHASLVNHVVGFLFLSLLLFTVSVSLLDPLHTMPNEPELYLGGAIGALYVAVNSFVMAKLGSTNSIVLVVCGQMLFGLLMEVYTKDLAFLEMQIIGAGLVVFGVIWKGRTLCWCT from the coding sequence ATGATTTTTGTATTAATTGGAATATTAAATGGCTTCTGTATCACTTTGAGCCGGGTTTTTAATGGGCAGCTTTCCACTAGATACGGCGCGTTTCATGCATCCCTAGTTAACCATGTTGTGGGCTTCCTGTTTTTGTCGCTACTGCTGTTCACGGTGTCGGTTTCATTATTAGACCCTTTGCACACTATGCCAAACGAACCAGAATTATATCTTGGTGGCGCAATAGGAGCTTTGTATGTCGCAGTTAACAGCTTCGTAATGGCGAAATTGGGTTCGACAAATTCGATCGTATTGGTGGTATGTGGGCAGATGTTGTTTGGCCTTTTGATGGAGGTGTACACCAAAGATCTCGCGTTTTTAGAAATGCAAATTATTGGGGCAGGGCTGGTGGTATTTGGCGTGATTTGGAAAGGCCGCACTTTGTGCTGGTGTACTTAA